The following are from one region of the Dreissena polymorpha isolate Duluth1 chromosome 2, UMN_Dpol_1.0, whole genome shotgun sequence genome:
- the LOC127867785 gene encoding uncharacterized protein LOC127867785 isoform X8, which translates to MEEKTEDSFQLHVNIMKSQCMQHLGQEIHSDTGKPAGLQHLGQEIHSDTGKPAGPQHLGQEIHSDKGKPAGLQQALEEEHLSSPGTKREKVTKVCDLCTFDNLQEPAIGFCINCTDFLCKRCLVNHSRIKVTRSHVVLQGDTMPANAEPFLGLRALVKCKLHPEYDIEFICAEHSTNVCAICITDKHHKCKLHKLCAPNTGDNPKQDAVVEESILNLESQIEQFASNRERYLKRMQEDRERIIKEAQENAKLLIEKIETHTKLLEDEITQLVNKETNITESNINDAKSMYTELRRIKDLHETSHKYGSAKECVLAACHVDATSKEIARKITLLETYDDTKYLIDIVEQLPRFSNICNISLTIGEKSSSEIENASDEVVEFPECNEINEHLFNQSVRDIGIQCEYFISKCNQEVQTVDRGSLSPPTVQKDELRAVHCTMFDEATPSITKPFIERLVGEKSSYYIGNNSDAYLSRITAIQIFSDGKILLADRSNKAIKLLSSDFEVIDEYTLSGSPLDVCLVDDDIYVCCSDEKQVSRFGINVDGELFKTGGYPTRLWPVSISHFDQKVIILFLTQEDSVDDVESESVTIEIRDGSRIDRGFYIDVDDSDDEDDDLYHIVDAKRILTLETGSVLLAENDRVSCYDIDAREEEIGGREWFYRSYGKNHLHNTRGLATDTEGNVYICGQDSNNVHQVSSMNYRQNRILIADINMPLSVCVDSERDRLIVGCDEDDYIHVFEFK; encoded by the exons ATGGAGGAAAAGACGGAAGATTCATTCCAGCTTCACGTTAATATTATGAAATCGCAATGTATGCAGCATCTGGGTCAAGAAATACACTCTGACACAGGTAAACCTGCAGGTCTCCAACATCTGGGTCAAGAAATACACTCTGACACAG GTAAACCTGCAGGTCCCCAGCATCTGGGTCAAGAAATACACTCTGACAAAGGTAAACCTGCAGGTCTACAACAAGCGCTCGAGGAGGAACATTTATCATCACCGGGGACAAAACGTGAAAAAGTAACTAAAGTTTGCGATTTGTGCACATTTGATAACCTTCAAGAACCCGCAATTGGTTTTTGTATTAACTGCACTGATTTTCTATGCAAACGCTGCCTTGTGAATCATTCGAGAATAAAGGTTACACGTTCACATGTAGTACTTCAAGGGGATACAATGCCTGCTAATGCTGAACCATTTCTTGGATTGCGTGCCCTTGTGAAATGTAAACTTCATCCAGAATACGACATAGAATTTATATGTGCTGAACACTCCACAAATGTATGTGCCATATGCATCACAGATAAACACCATAAGTGTAAATTGCACAAATTGTGCGCCCCGAATACCGGAGATAATCCTAAACAAGATGCCGTAGTTGAAGAAAGTATTTTGAATCTAGAATCGCAAATAGAGCAATTTGCTTCTAATCGAGAACGATATTTGAAGCGCATGCAGGAAGACAGGGAAAGAATAATAAAAGAAGCTCAAGAAAATGCGAAATTGTTGATAGAGAAGATTGAAACACACACTAAACTGTTGGAAGATGAAATCACACAATTGGTGAACAAAGAAACTAATATCACTGAATCGAACATAAATGATGCCAAAAGTATGTACACGGAGCTAAGAAGAATAAAAGATTTACATGAAACCTCTCATAAGTATGGGAGTGCTAAGGAATGCGTTCTTGCTGCATGCCATGTTGATGCGACTTCCAAGGAAATCGCGAGGAAAATTACTCTTTTGGAAACGTATGACGATACGAAATATTTAATTGACATAGTTGAACAGTTACCTAGATTTTccaatatttgcaatatttcattGACCATCGGGGAGAAAAGCAGCTCTGAAATAGAAAATGCGAGCGATGAAGTTGTAGAATTTCCTGAatgtaatgaaataaatgaacatttgttCAACCAGTCAGTGCGAGACATTGGAATccaatgtgaatattttatttcgaAATGCAATCAGGAAGTCCAGACAGTTGACAGGGGATCTTTGTCTCCACCAACAGTACAAAAGGATGAATTACGTGCTGTGCATTGTACAATGTTTGATGAAGCAACCCCAAGTATTACAAAACCGTTTATTGAACGGTTGGTTGGCGAGAAATCGTCATATTACATTGGGAACAACAGTGATGCATATTTGTCCCGCATTACAGCTATTCAAATATTTTCTGATGGGAAAATTCTGTTGGCAGACAGATCAAACAAAGCGATAAAGTTGTTGTCAAGCGATTTCGAGGTTATTGACGAGTACACGCTTTCTGGGTCTCCACTAGATGTATGTCTAGTTGATGATGACATCTACGTCTGTTGCTCTGACGAAAAACAAGTTTCCAGATTTGGGATTAACGTCGATGGAGAATTGTTTAAGACGGGTGGATACCCAACTCGGCTGTGGCCTGTGAGCATATCGCATTTTGATCAAAAAGTAATTATATTGTTCTTGACACAGGAAGACAGTGTTGATGATGTCGAATCAGAAAGCGTTACTATCGAAATCAGAGACGGTAGCAGAATCGATCGCGGGTTTTATATAGACGTTGATGATTCAGATGATGAAGACGATGATCTATATCACATAGTGGACGCTAAAAGAATCTTAACTTTAGAGACTGGTTCTGTCTTACTAGCagagaatgaccgtgtttcttgttATGATATTGACGCGCGCGAAGAGGAAATTGGCGGCCGAGAATGGTTTTATAGATCTTATGGAAAGAATCATTTGCATAACACCCGAGGCCTAGCTACAGACACAGAGGGCAACGTCTACATTTGTGGACAAGATTCAAATAACGTTCATCAGGTGTCGTCCATGAATTATCGGCAAAACAGAATTCTGATAGCTGATATCAACATGCCATTGTCGGTGTGTGTGGATTCAGAGCGAGACCGACTGATCGTGGGCTGTGACGAGGACGATTACATTCATGTGTTTGAATTTAAATAA
- the LOC127867785 gene encoding uncharacterized protein LOC127867785 isoform X4, translated as MEEKTEDSFQLHVNIMKSQCMQHLGQEIHSDTGKPAGLQHLGQEIHSDTGKPACPQHLGQEIHSDTGKPAGPQHLGQEIHSDTGKPAGPQHLGQEIHSDTGKPAGPQHLGQEIHSDTGKPAGLQQALEEEHLSSPGTKREKVTKVCDLCTFDNLQEPAIGFCINCTDFLCKRCLVNHSRIKVTRSHVVLQGDTMPANAEPFLGLRALVKCKLHPEYDIEFICAEHSTNVCAICITDKHHKCKLHKLCAPNTGDNPKQDAVVEESILNLESQIEQFASNRERYLKRMQEDRERIIKEAQENAKLLIEKIETHTKLLEDEITQLVNKETNITESNINDAKSMYTELRRIKDLHETSHKYGSAKECVLAACHVDATSKEIARKITLLETYDDTKYLIDIVEQLPRFSNICNISLTIGEKSSSEIENASDEVVEFPECNEINEHLFNQSVRDIGIQCEYFISKCNQEVQTVDRGSLSPPTVQKDELRAVHCTMFDEATPSITKPFIERLVGEKSSYYIGNNSDAYLSRITAIQIFSDGKILLADRSNKAIKLLSSDFEVIDEYTLSGSPLDVCLVDDDIYVCCSDEKQVSRFGINVDGELFKTGGYPTRLWPVSISHFDQKVIILFLTQEDSVDDVESESVTIEIRDGSRIDRGFYIDVDDSDDEDDDLYHIVDAKRILTLETGSVLLAENDRVSCYDIDAREEEIGGREWFYRSYGKNHLHNTRGLATDTEGNVYICGQDSNNVHQVSSMNYRQNRILIADINMPLSVCVDSERDRLIVGCDEDDYIHVFEFK; from the exons ATGGAGGAAAAGACGGAAGATTCATTCCAGCTTCACGTTAATATTATGAAATCGCAATGTATGCAGCATCTGGGTCAAGAAATACACTCTGACACAGGTAAACCTGCAGGTCTCCAACATCTGGGTCAAGAAATACACTCTGACACAGGTAAACCTGCATGTCCCCAGCATCTGGGTCAAGAAATACACTCTGACACAGGTAAACCTGCAGGTCCCCAGCATCTGGGTCAAGAAATACACTCTGACACAGGTAAACCTGCAGGTCCCCAGCATCTGGGTCAAGAAATACACTCTGACACAGGTAAACCTGCAGGTCCCCAGCATCTGGGTCAAGAAATACACTCTGACACAG GTAAACCTGCAGGTCTACAACAAGCGCTCGAGGAGGAACATTTATCATCACCGGGGACAAAACGTGAAAAAGTAACTAAAGTTTGCGATTTGTGCACATTTGATAACCTTCAAGAACCCGCAATTGGTTTTTGTATTAACTGCACTGATTTTCTATGCAAACGCTGCCTTGTGAATCATTCGAGAATAAAGGTTACACGTTCACATGTAGTACTTCAAGGGGATACAATGCCTGCTAATGCTGAACCATTTCTTGGATTGCGTGCCCTTGTGAAATGTAAACTTCATCCAGAATACGACATAGAATTTATATGTGCTGAACACTCCACAAATGTATGTGCCATATGCATCACAGATAAACACCATAAGTGTAAATTGCACAAATTGTGCGCCCCGAATACCGGAGATAATCCTAAACAAGATGCCGTAGTTGAAGAAAGTATTTTGAATCTAGAATCGCAAATAGAGCAATTTGCTTCTAATCGAGAACGATATTTGAAGCGCATGCAGGAAGACAGGGAAAGAATAATAAAAGAAGCTCAAGAAAATGCGAAATTGTTGATAGAGAAGATTGAAACACACACTAAACTGTTGGAAGATGAAATCACACAATTGGTGAACAAAGAAACTAATATCACTGAATCGAACATAAATGATGCCAAAAGTATGTACACGGAGCTAAGAAGAATAAAAGATTTACATGAAACCTCTCATAAGTATGGGAGTGCTAAGGAATGCGTTCTTGCTGCATGCCATGTTGATGCGACTTCCAAGGAAATCGCGAGGAAAATTACTCTTTTGGAAACGTATGACGATACGAAATATTTAATTGACATAGTTGAACAGTTACCTAGATTTTccaatatttgcaatatttcattGACCATCGGGGAGAAAAGCAGCTCTGAAATAGAAAATGCGAGCGATGAAGTTGTAGAATTTCCTGAatgtaatgaaataaatgaacatttgttCAACCAGTCAGTGCGAGACATTGGAATccaatgtgaatattttatttcgaAATGCAATCAGGAAGTCCAGACAGTTGACAGGGGATCTTTGTCTCCACCAACAGTACAAAAGGATGAATTACGTGCTGTGCATTGTACAATGTTTGATGAAGCAACCCCAAGTATTACAAAACCGTTTATTGAACGGTTGGTTGGCGAGAAATCGTCATATTACATTGGGAACAACAGTGATGCATATTTGTCCCGCATTACAGCTATTCAAATATTTTCTGATGGGAAAATTCTGTTGGCAGACAGATCAAACAAAGCGATAAAGTTGTTGTCAAGCGATTTCGAGGTTATTGACGAGTACACGCTTTCTGGGTCTCCACTAGATGTATGTCTAGTTGATGATGACATCTACGTCTGTTGCTCTGACGAAAAACAAGTTTCCAGATTTGGGATTAACGTCGATGGAGAATTGTTTAAGACGGGTGGATACCCAACTCGGCTGTGGCCTGTGAGCATATCGCATTTTGATCAAAAAGTAATTATATTGTTCTTGACACAGGAAGACAGTGTTGATGATGTCGAATCAGAAAGCGTTACTATCGAAATCAGAGACGGTAGCAGAATCGATCGCGGGTTTTATATAGACGTTGATGATTCAGATGATGAAGACGATGATCTATATCACATAGTGGACGCTAAAAGAATCTTAACTTTAGAGACTGGTTCTGTCTTACTAGCagagaatgaccgtgtttcttgttATGATATTGACGCGCGCGAAGAGGAAATTGGCGGCCGAGAATGGTTTTATAGATCTTATGGAAAGAATCATTTGCATAACACCCGAGGCCTAGCTACAGACACAGAGGGCAACGTCTACATTTGTGGACAAGATTCAAATAACGTTCATCAGGTGTCGTCCATGAATTATCGGCAAAACAGAATTCTGATAGCTGATATCAACATGCCATTGTCGGTGTGTGTGGATTCAGAGCGAGACCGACTGATCGTGGGCTGTGACGAGGACGATTACATTCATGTGTTTGAATTTAAATAA
- the LOC127867785 gene encoding uncharacterized protein LOC127867785 isoform X2 — MEEKTEDSFQLHVNIMKSQCMQHLGQEIHSDTGKPACPQHLGQEIHSDTGKPAGPQHLGQEIHSDTGKPAGPQHLGQEIHSDTGKPAGPQHLGQEIHSDTGKPAGPQHLGQEIHSDKGKPAGLQQALEEEHLSSPGTKREKVTKVCDLCTFDNLQEPAIGFCINCTDFLCKRCLVNHSRIKVTRSHVVLQGDTMPANAEPFLGLRALVKCKLHPEYDIEFICAEHSTNVCAICITDKHHKCKLHKLCAPNTGDNPKQDAVVEESILNLESQIEQFASNRERYLKRMQEDRERIIKEAQENAKLLIEKIETHTKLLEDEITQLVNKETNITESNINDAKSMYTELRRIKDLHETSHKYGSAKECVLAACHVDATSKEIARKITLLETYDDTKYLIDIVEQLPRFSNICNISLTIGEKSSSEIENASDEVVEFPECNEINEHLFNQSVRDIGIQCEYFISKCNQEVQTVDRGSLSPPTVQKDELRAVHCTMFDEATPSITKPFIERLVGEKSSYYIGNNSDAYLSRITAIQIFSDGKILLADRSNKAIKLLSSDFEVIDEYTLSGSPLDVCLVDDDIYVCCSDEKQVSRFGINVDGELFKTGGYPTRLWPVSISHFDQKVIILFLTQEDSVDDVESESVTIEIRDGSRIDRGFYIDVDDSDDEDDDLYHIVDAKRILTLETGSVLLAENDRVSCYDIDAREEEIGGREWFYRSYGKNHLHNTRGLATDTEGNVYICGQDSNNVHQVSSMNYRQNRILIADINMPLSVCVDSERDRLIVGCDEDDYIHVFEFK; from the exons ATGGAGGAAAAGACGGAAGATTCATTCCAGCTTCACGTTAATATTATGAAATCGCAATGTATGCAGCATCTGGGTCAAGAAATACACTCTGACACAG GTAAACCTGCATGTCCCCAGCATCTGGGTCAAGAAATACACTCTGACACAGGTAAACCTGCAGGTCCCCAGCATCTGGGTCAAGAAATACACTCTGACACAGGTAAACCTGCAGGTCCCCAGCATCTGGGTCAAGAAATACACTCTGACACAGGTAAACCTGCAGGTCCCCAGCATCTGGGTCAAGAAATACACTCTGACACAGGTAAACCTGCAGGTCCCCAGCATCTGGGTCAAGAAATACACTCTGACAAAGGTAAACCTGCAGGTCTACAACAAGCGCTCGAGGAGGAACATTTATCATCACCGGGGACAAAACGTGAAAAAGTAACTAAAGTTTGCGATTTGTGCACATTTGATAACCTTCAAGAACCCGCAATTGGTTTTTGTATTAACTGCACTGATTTTCTATGCAAACGCTGCCTTGTGAATCATTCGAGAATAAAGGTTACACGTTCACATGTAGTACTTCAAGGGGATACAATGCCTGCTAATGCTGAACCATTTCTTGGATTGCGTGCCCTTGTGAAATGTAAACTTCATCCAGAATACGACATAGAATTTATATGTGCTGAACACTCCACAAATGTATGTGCCATATGCATCACAGATAAACACCATAAGTGTAAATTGCACAAATTGTGCGCCCCGAATACCGGAGATAATCCTAAACAAGATGCCGTAGTTGAAGAAAGTATTTTGAATCTAGAATCGCAAATAGAGCAATTTGCTTCTAATCGAGAACGATATTTGAAGCGCATGCAGGAAGACAGGGAAAGAATAATAAAAGAAGCTCAAGAAAATGCGAAATTGTTGATAGAGAAGATTGAAACACACACTAAACTGTTGGAAGATGAAATCACACAATTGGTGAACAAAGAAACTAATATCACTGAATCGAACATAAATGATGCCAAAAGTATGTACACGGAGCTAAGAAGAATAAAAGATTTACATGAAACCTCTCATAAGTATGGGAGTGCTAAGGAATGCGTTCTTGCTGCATGCCATGTTGATGCGACTTCCAAGGAAATCGCGAGGAAAATTACTCTTTTGGAAACGTATGACGATACGAAATATTTAATTGACATAGTTGAACAGTTACCTAGATTTTccaatatttgcaatatttcattGACCATCGGGGAGAAAAGCAGCTCTGAAATAGAAAATGCGAGCGATGAAGTTGTAGAATTTCCTGAatgtaatgaaataaatgaacatttgttCAACCAGTCAGTGCGAGACATTGGAATccaatgtgaatattttatttcgaAATGCAATCAGGAAGTCCAGACAGTTGACAGGGGATCTTTGTCTCCACCAACAGTACAAAAGGATGAATTACGTGCTGTGCATTGTACAATGTTTGATGAAGCAACCCCAAGTATTACAAAACCGTTTATTGAACGGTTGGTTGGCGAGAAATCGTCATATTACATTGGGAACAACAGTGATGCATATTTGTCCCGCATTACAGCTATTCAAATATTTTCTGATGGGAAAATTCTGTTGGCAGACAGATCAAACAAAGCGATAAAGTTGTTGTCAAGCGATTTCGAGGTTATTGACGAGTACACGCTTTCTGGGTCTCCACTAGATGTATGTCTAGTTGATGATGACATCTACGTCTGTTGCTCTGACGAAAAACAAGTTTCCAGATTTGGGATTAACGTCGATGGAGAATTGTTTAAGACGGGTGGATACCCAACTCGGCTGTGGCCTGTGAGCATATCGCATTTTGATCAAAAAGTAATTATATTGTTCTTGACACAGGAAGACAGTGTTGATGATGTCGAATCAGAAAGCGTTACTATCGAAATCAGAGACGGTAGCAGAATCGATCGCGGGTTTTATATAGACGTTGATGATTCAGATGATGAAGACGATGATCTATATCACATAGTGGACGCTAAAAGAATCTTAACTTTAGAGACTGGTTCTGTCTTACTAGCagagaatgaccgtgtttcttgttATGATATTGACGCGCGCGAAGAGGAAATTGGCGGCCGAGAATGGTTTTATAGATCTTATGGAAAGAATCATTTGCATAACACCCGAGGCCTAGCTACAGACACAGAGGGCAACGTCTACATTTGTGGACAAGATTCAAATAACGTTCATCAGGTGTCGTCCATGAATTATCGGCAAAACAGAATTCTGATAGCTGATATCAACATGCCATTGTCGGTGTGTGTGGATTCAGAGCGAGACCGACTGATCGTGGGCTGTGACGAGGACGATTACATTCATGTGTTTGAATTTAAATAA
- the LOC127867785 gene encoding uncharacterized protein LOC127867785 isoform X6, translating to MEEKTEDSFQLHVNIMKSQCMQHLGQEIHSDTGKPAGLQHLGQEIHSDTGKPACPQHLGQEIHSDTGKPAGPQHLGQEIHSDTGKPAGPQHLGQEIHSDTGKPAGLQQALEEEHLSSPGTKREKVTKVCDLCTFDNLQEPAIGFCINCTDFLCKRCLVNHSRIKVTRSHVVLQGDTMPANAEPFLGLRALVKCKLHPEYDIEFICAEHSTNVCAICITDKHHKCKLHKLCAPNTGDNPKQDAVVEESILNLESQIEQFASNRERYLKRMQEDRERIIKEAQENAKLLIEKIETHTKLLEDEITQLVNKETNITESNINDAKSMYTELRRIKDLHETSHKYGSAKECVLAACHVDATSKEIARKITLLETYDDTKYLIDIVEQLPRFSNICNISLTIGEKSSSEIENASDEVVEFPECNEINEHLFNQSVRDIGIQCEYFISKCNQEVQTVDRGSLSPPTVQKDELRAVHCTMFDEATPSITKPFIERLVGEKSSYYIGNNSDAYLSRITAIQIFSDGKILLADRSNKAIKLLSSDFEVIDEYTLSGSPLDVCLVDDDIYVCCSDEKQVSRFGINVDGELFKTGGYPTRLWPVSISHFDQKVIILFLTQEDSVDDVESESVTIEIRDGSRIDRGFYIDVDDSDDEDDDLYHIVDAKRILTLETGSVLLAENDRVSCYDIDAREEEIGGREWFYRSYGKNHLHNTRGLATDTEGNVYICGQDSNNVHQVSSMNYRQNRILIADINMPLSVCVDSERDRLIVGCDEDDYIHVFEFK from the exons ATGGAGGAAAAGACGGAAGATTCATTCCAGCTTCACGTTAATATTATGAAATCGCAATGTATGCAGCATCTGGGTCAAGAAATACACTCTGACACAGGTAAACCTGCAGGTCTCCAACATCTGGGTCAAGAAATACACTCTGACACAGGTAAACCTGCATGTCCCCAGCATCTGGGTCAAGAAATACACTCTGACACAGGTAAACCTGCAGGTCCCCAGCATCTGGGTCAAGAAATACACTCTGACACAGGTAAACCTGCAGGTCCCCAGCATCTGGGTCAAGAAATACACTCTGACACAG GTAAACCTGCAGGTCTACAACAAGCGCTCGAGGAGGAACATTTATCATCACCGGGGACAAAACGTGAAAAAGTAACTAAAGTTTGCGATTTGTGCACATTTGATAACCTTCAAGAACCCGCAATTGGTTTTTGTATTAACTGCACTGATTTTCTATGCAAACGCTGCCTTGTGAATCATTCGAGAATAAAGGTTACACGTTCACATGTAGTACTTCAAGGGGATACAATGCCTGCTAATGCTGAACCATTTCTTGGATTGCGTGCCCTTGTGAAATGTAAACTTCATCCAGAATACGACATAGAATTTATATGTGCTGAACACTCCACAAATGTATGTGCCATATGCATCACAGATAAACACCATAAGTGTAAATTGCACAAATTGTGCGCCCCGAATACCGGAGATAATCCTAAACAAGATGCCGTAGTTGAAGAAAGTATTTTGAATCTAGAATCGCAAATAGAGCAATTTGCTTCTAATCGAGAACGATATTTGAAGCGCATGCAGGAAGACAGGGAAAGAATAATAAAAGAAGCTCAAGAAAATGCGAAATTGTTGATAGAGAAGATTGAAACACACACTAAACTGTTGGAAGATGAAATCACACAATTGGTGAACAAAGAAACTAATATCACTGAATCGAACATAAATGATGCCAAAAGTATGTACACGGAGCTAAGAAGAATAAAAGATTTACATGAAACCTCTCATAAGTATGGGAGTGCTAAGGAATGCGTTCTTGCTGCATGCCATGTTGATGCGACTTCCAAGGAAATCGCGAGGAAAATTACTCTTTTGGAAACGTATGACGATACGAAATATTTAATTGACATAGTTGAACAGTTACCTAGATTTTccaatatttgcaatatttcattGACCATCGGGGAGAAAAGCAGCTCTGAAATAGAAAATGCGAGCGATGAAGTTGTAGAATTTCCTGAatgtaatgaaataaatgaacatttgttCAACCAGTCAGTGCGAGACATTGGAATccaatgtgaatattttatttcgaAATGCAATCAGGAAGTCCAGACAGTTGACAGGGGATCTTTGTCTCCACCAACAGTACAAAAGGATGAATTACGTGCTGTGCATTGTACAATGTTTGATGAAGCAACCCCAAGTATTACAAAACCGTTTATTGAACGGTTGGTTGGCGAGAAATCGTCATATTACATTGGGAACAACAGTGATGCATATTTGTCCCGCATTACAGCTATTCAAATATTTTCTGATGGGAAAATTCTGTTGGCAGACAGATCAAACAAAGCGATAAAGTTGTTGTCAAGCGATTTCGAGGTTATTGACGAGTACACGCTTTCTGGGTCTCCACTAGATGTATGTCTAGTTGATGATGACATCTACGTCTGTTGCTCTGACGAAAAACAAGTTTCCAGATTTGGGATTAACGTCGATGGAGAATTGTTTAAGACGGGTGGATACCCAACTCGGCTGTGGCCTGTGAGCATATCGCATTTTGATCAAAAAGTAATTATATTGTTCTTGACACAGGAAGACAGTGTTGATGATGTCGAATCAGAAAGCGTTACTATCGAAATCAGAGACGGTAGCAGAATCGATCGCGGGTTTTATATAGACGTTGATGATTCAGATGATGAAGACGATGATCTATATCACATAGTGGACGCTAAAAGAATCTTAACTTTAGAGACTGGTTCTGTCTTACTAGCagagaatgaccgtgtttcttgttATGATATTGACGCGCGCGAAGAGGAAATTGGCGGCCGAGAATGGTTTTATAGATCTTATGGAAAGAATCATTTGCATAACACCCGAGGCCTAGCTACAGACACAGAGGGCAACGTCTACATTTGTGGACAAGATTCAAATAACGTTCATCAGGTGTCGTCCATGAATTATCGGCAAAACAGAATTCTGATAGCTGATATCAACATGCCATTGTCGGTGTGTGTGGATTCAGAGCGAGACCGACTGATCGTGGGCTGTGACGAGGACGATTACATTCATGTGTTTGAATTTAAATAA